One genomic window of Luteitalea pratensis includes the following:
- a CDS encoding rod shape-determining protein produces MSLRSLFSLFSSDLAIDLGTANTCVYARGKGIVVNEPSIVAINKVNGRIEAVGKEAKDMLGRTPGNIVAIKPMKDGVIADFEVTEKMLTYFIKKAHNRNVWVRPRIVIGVPSEITQVEKRAVKDSAYRAKASEVHLVEEAMAAAIGAGMPITEPSGNMIVDIGGGTTDIAVISLAGIVYSKAVRVAGNEMDEAIIQYIKKTYNLLIGERTAEQIKMELGSAFPLEDPKEMEIKGRHLVEGVPKTITISDSEIRGALAETVNVIVDAVRIALERTPPELSADIVDRGIVLTGGGSLLKNLDKRLREETGLPVAMAEDPLSTVVLGAGRMLSDFNLLRKISID; encoded by the coding sequence GTGAGCCTGCGTTCGCTGTTCTCGTTGTTTTCGAGTGACCTTGCCATCGACCTCGGCACGGCCAACACGTGCGTGTACGCGCGTGGCAAGGGCATTGTCGTCAACGAGCCCTCCATCGTCGCCATCAACAAGGTGAACGGCCGCATCGAGGCCGTCGGCAAGGAGGCCAAGGACATGCTCGGGCGCACCCCGGGCAACATCGTGGCCATCAAGCCGATGAAGGACGGCGTCATCGCCGACTTCGAGGTCACCGAGAAGATGCTCACGTACTTCATCAAGAAGGCGCACAACCGCAACGTGTGGGTGCGGCCGCGCATCGTGATCGGCGTGCCGAGCGAGATCACCCAGGTCGAGAAGCGGGCGGTGAAGGACAGCGCCTACCGGGCCAAGGCGAGCGAGGTGCACCTGGTCGAGGAGGCGATGGCCGCGGCGATCGGCGCCGGTATGCCGATCACCGAGCCCTCCGGCAACATGATCGTGGACATCGGTGGTGGCACGACCGACATCGCGGTCATCTCGCTGGCCGGGATCGTCTACAGCAAGGCCGTCCGCGTCGCCGGCAACGAGATGGACGAGGCGATCATCCAGTACATCAAGAAGACCTACAACCTGCTGATCGGCGAGCGCACCGCCGAGCAGATCAAGATGGAACTCGGTTCCGCGTTCCCGCTCGAGGATCCGAAGGAGATGGAGATCAAGGGGCGCCACCTCGTCGAAGGCGTGCCCAAGACCATCACCATCAGCGACAGCGAGATCCGCGGTGCCCTGGCCGAGACGGTCAACGTGATCGTCGATGCCGTACGCATCGCGCTCGAGCGCACGCCGCCGGAACTCTCGGCCGATATCGTCGATCGCGGCATCGTGCTCACCGGCGGCGGGTCGCTGCTCAAGAACCTCGACAAGCGGCTGCGAGAGGAGACCGGCCTGCCGGTGGCGATGGCGGAGGATCCGCTCTCGACGGTGGTGCTCGGTGCCGGCCGCATGCTGTCCGACTTCAACCTGCTGAGGAAGATTTCAATCGACTGA
- the mrdA gene encoding penicillin-binding protein 2 → MLVNEERLNLPLRLRVLQWSFAVAFLVLATAFWYFQIARHQQFLEMAENNHQRALPLAAPRGVLFDRGGTVLVENRFAFNISIVREQTNDLERTAHAVAQLTGASVEAILEALDRNKRLPAYRPIVVLRDATEAQIASVAAHRLELPGVIVEKVPTRRYPTNSMAAHLIGYVGEVTDAQLARPEYKDVQGGAIVGQAGVEQTYNPLLMGADGARHVIVNSRGREIDVLGEEDPIEGRRLQLTIDGDVQRAAEEAFRHYGFRGAAIALAPSSGEVLALSSLPAYDPNAFAAGIGREEWNGLLTDPLRPLNNRAIQGRYSPGSTFKIAVAVAGLEEGVVTPETRVFCSGGATFYGRYFKCHKAGGHGSVAMREALEKSCNVYFYTLGNMLGVDRIHKWATALGLGEMSGVDLPHETRGIMPSTAWKKQRTGEKWYAGETISVSIGQGQVSVTPISLAVMMASVANGGTRIVPHMVRAIDNGKGWEQLPPPEGQKDLGLSHVDVVREGLWMVVNGAGTGGRGRIVGYDVGGKTGTAQVISNQGKARARGDRDLRDHGWFVFFAPAKNPTIAGVVFAEHAEHGYFAAPIAKYMMETWFAKQEGRPLPTLPPLPGTPVPPGVPLPAEVVAAQHRAPSTPVTPTPGGVEP, encoded by the coding sequence ATGCTCGTCAACGAGGAACGCCTCAACCTGCCGCTGCGTCTGCGCGTGCTCCAGTGGAGCTTCGCCGTGGCCTTCCTCGTGCTGGCGACAGCGTTCTGGTACTTCCAGATTGCGCGTCACCAGCAGTTCCTCGAGATGGCGGAGAACAACCACCAGCGGGCGTTGCCCCTGGCGGCGCCGCGCGGGGTGCTGTTCGATCGGGGCGGCACGGTGCTGGTCGAAAACCGTTTCGCCTTCAACATCTCCATCGTTCGCGAGCAGACCAACGACCTCGAGCGGACCGCCCATGCCGTCGCGCAACTGACGGGCGCGTCGGTCGAAGCCATCCTCGAGGCCCTCGATCGCAACAAGCGGTTGCCCGCTTACCGGCCGATCGTGGTGCTGCGTGATGCGACCGAGGCGCAGATTGCGTCGGTCGCCGCGCACCGGCTCGAACTGCCGGGCGTCATCGTGGAGAAGGTGCCCACCCGTCGTTACCCGACCAACTCGATGGCGGCGCACCTGATCGGGTACGTCGGCGAGGTCACCGACGCCCAGCTGGCGCGGCCGGAATACAAGGACGTCCAGGGCGGGGCGATCGTGGGGCAGGCCGGTGTCGAGCAGACCTACAACCCGCTGCTGATGGGCGCCGATGGCGCCCGCCACGTGATCGTCAACAGCCGTGGCCGCGAGATCGACGTCCTCGGCGAAGAGGATCCGATCGAGGGGCGCCGCCTCCAGTTGACGATCGACGGCGACGTCCAGCGTGCCGCCGAGGAGGCCTTCAGGCACTACGGATTCCGCGGTGCCGCGATCGCGCTCGCGCCGTCGAGCGGCGAGGTGCTGGCGCTGTCGTCGCTGCCCGCCTACGACCCCAACGCCTTCGCGGCGGGCATCGGCCGCGAGGAATGGAACGGCCTGCTGACCGACCCGCTTCGGCCGCTGAACAACCGCGCCATCCAGGGCCGCTATTCGCCCGGGTCGACGTTCAAGATCGCCGTGGCGGTGGCAGGTCTCGAAGAAGGCGTGGTCACGCCGGAGACTCGCGTGTTCTGCAGTGGCGGCGCAACCTTCTACGGACGCTACTTCAAGTGTCACAAGGCCGGCGGCCATGGGTCGGTCGCGATGCGTGAGGCGCTGGAGAAGTCGTGCAACGTCTACTTCTACACGCTCGGCAACATGCTCGGCGTCGACCGCATCCACAAGTGGGCGACCGCGCTCGGGCTCGGCGAGATGAGTGGCGTCGACCTGCCGCACGAAACGCGGGGCATCATGCCGTCCACCGCGTGGAAGAAGCAGCGGACGGGCGAGAAGTGGTACGCCGGCGAGACGATCTCGGTGTCGATCGGCCAGGGTCAGGTGTCGGTGACGCCCATCTCGCTCGCCGTGATGATGGCGTCGGTGGCCAACGGCGGCACCCGGATCGTGCCGCACATGGTGCGGGCGATCGACAACGGCAAGGGCTGGGAGCAACTCCCGCCGCCGGAAGGTCAGAAGGACCTCGGGTTGTCACACGTCGACGTCGTCCGTGAAGGGCTGTGGATGGTGGTCAACGGTGCAGGCACCGGCGGCCGCGGCAGGATCGTCGGCTACGACGTTGGCGGCAAGACCGGCACCGCCCAGGTCATCTCCAACCAGGGCAAGGCCCGCGCCCGTGGCGACCGCGATCTGCGCGATCACGGCTGGTTCGTGTTCTTCGCGCCGGCGAAGAATCCGACCATTGCCGGCGTCGTGTTCGCCGAGCACGCCGAGCACGGTTACTTTGCCGCGCCGATCGCGAAATACATGATGGAGACGTGGTTCGCCAAGCAGGAAGGGCGGCCCCTGCCGACGCTGCCGCCGCTGCCTGGGACACCGGTCCCGCCGGGCGTGCCGTTGCCGGCCGAGGTCGTCGCGGCGCAGCACCGCGCGCCGTCCACGCCGGTGACACCCACCCCCGGTGGTGTCGAGCCATGA
- the mreD gene encoding rod shape-determining protein MreD, whose product MTRLFLAGVAIVGALMLQTVVGYQLFGRLIAIDLVLVVVVSTALFFGPTAGMVSGTVAGLCQDALSGGVLGVAGLAKTLAGFVAGVIATQFIVSSVIPRGVVFFAMTWLHGVCFLGLYAMIERHGMGRPWRQLLVQSLLNAVVGVVATRMIERGPEWWRRRQYTRRAEGRRLVR is encoded by the coding sequence ATGACGCGTCTGTTCCTGGCGGGTGTGGCCATCGTCGGCGCGCTGATGCTGCAGACGGTCGTCGGCTACCAGCTCTTCGGGCGGCTCATCGCCATCGACCTGGTGTTGGTCGTGGTGGTCTCGACGGCGCTGTTCTTCGGACCCACGGCCGGCATGGTGAGCGGTACCGTGGCAGGGCTCTGCCAGGACGCGTTGTCAGGTGGCGTGCTCGGCGTCGCTGGCCTCGCCAAGACGCTGGCCGGATTCGTTGCCGGCGTCATCGCGACGCAGTTCATCGTCAGCAGCGTCATCCCGCGGGGCGTCGTATTTTTTGCCATGACATGGCTGCACGGCGTGTGTTTCCTCGGACTGTACGCCATGATAGAGAGACACGGGATGGGCCGCCCCTGGCGGCAGCTGCTGGTGCAGAGCCTGCTCAATGCTGTCGTCGGCGTCGTGGCCACCCGCATGATCGAGCGCGGACCGGAGTGGTGGCGGCGACGCCAGTACACGCGACGCGCGGAAGGACGACGGCTGGTGCGCTGA
- the mreC gene encoding rod shape-determining protein MreC: MLTNDRGPVLEFQKRTGYLLVAALLGHLLLISAQVSSQQGASVLETTIFGALSRVQALTAWVTQGMAGAWGNYVALKGHRTRADALQLQLDRLGVELQHANAQARRAEQLEQLLQLQRTELPATMAARVIAADPAAAFRTVTIDKGANDGVHRDMAVLSPLGVVGRVIDEPAAHAAKVQLIIDRNAGAGAFIDRNGAGGVVVGADSDAPLRMEYVSNLSDVAIGDLVMTSGLDGIYPRGYVIGRIEKVERGSGLYKLIAIRPRVDFSSLDTVLLVSGPQPATATPPSRSNPAPGVPAKSTPGPSLPAAPAPRRPASPPPPAAPLP, encoded by the coding sequence GTGCTGACGAACGACCGCGGTCCCGTCCTCGAGTTCCAGAAGCGCACCGGCTACCTGCTGGTGGCGGCCCTGCTCGGCCATCTGTTGCTGATTTCGGCGCAGGTCAGCTCGCAGCAGGGCGCGAGCGTGCTCGAGACGACGATCTTCGGGGCGCTGTCGCGGGTGCAGGCGCTCACCGCCTGGGTCACGCAGGGAATGGCCGGCGCCTGGGGCAACTACGTCGCGCTCAAGGGCCACCGTACTCGCGCGGATGCACTGCAACTGCAGCTCGATCGCCTCGGCGTCGAACTTCAGCACGCCAACGCGCAAGCCCGCCGCGCTGAGCAGCTCGAACAACTGCTGCAGCTGCAGCGCACGGAACTGCCGGCGACGATGGCGGCGCGGGTGATTGCCGCTGATCCGGCGGCTGCGTTCCGAACGGTCACCATCGACAAAGGCGCGAACGACGGTGTCCACCGCGACATGGCGGTGTTGTCGCCGCTTGGCGTCGTCGGCCGGGTCATCGACGAGCCTGCGGCGCATGCCGCCAAGGTGCAGCTGATCATCGATCGCAACGCCGGGGCGGGCGCTTTCATCGATCGCAACGGGGCGGGTGGCGTCGTCGTCGGTGCCGACAGCGACGCGCCGCTGCGCATGGAGTACGTGTCGAACCTGTCCGACGTCGCAATCGGCGACCTGGTGATGACATCCGGGCTGGACGGCATCTACCCGCGTGGCTACGTGATCGGCCGCATCGAGAAAGTCGAGCGCGGATCCGGGCTCTACAAGTTGATCGCCATCCGCCCGCGGGTCGACTTCTCCTCGCTCGACACGGTGCTCCTGGTCAGCGGGCCACAGCCAGCGACGGCAACGCCGCCATCGAGGTCGAACCCGGCCCCCGGGGTGCCCGCCAAGTCAACTCCGGGGCCGTCTCTGCCTGCCGCGCCCGCACCCAGGCGGCCGGCGTCCCCACCGCCGCCAGCGGCGCCGTTGCCATGA
- a CDS encoding sensor domain-containing diguanylate cyclase, which yields MNLALGLPRLPRAARRQLASRTALHAWLLDLQRPATGAALARFLVPRLSEWLPLQAWALVIPGPHGPERVGPAPRGRRLGPAVLAVADAALRAQAPWSAGSMRAVLRTGPDAAAVAWPLRGREEVAGVLVGIDNTPAPRPPDVVRAGEALWRDVLEPIGLALARVRHLDRLEELATIDDLTGLFNARHLQHTVERELSQLARTGRPLSLVFLDLDAFKRVNDRHGHLLGSQTLVEVGQLLRACVRLTDTPVRFGGDEFVVVLPGTSRRDATGVARRIQQRVAAETFLSGRGVEVRLTVSVGVASLNRPTYSAAELIRTADEAMYWVKRHGRNGIRAVLLGRGARKGSTTE from the coding sequence GTGAACCTGGCCCTTGGTCTGCCCCGCCTGCCGCGCGCCGCGCGGCGTCAGCTCGCGTCCCGCACGGCGCTGCATGCCTGGCTGCTCGATCTCCAGCGCCCCGCGACCGGGGCCGCTCTTGCACGGTTTCTCGTCCCCCGGCTGTCGGAATGGCTGCCACTCCAGGCCTGGGCGCTGGTGATTCCCGGACCGCACGGCCCGGAACGTGTGGGCCCCGCCCCCCGGGGACGACGGCTCGGACCGGCGGTCCTGGCCGTCGCCGACGCGGCGCTCCGCGCGCAGGCGCCCTGGAGTGCCGGCTCGATGCGCGCGGTGCTGCGAACCGGACCGGACGCTGCCGCTGTCGCGTGGCCCCTCCGCGGCCGAGAAGAAGTAGCGGGCGTGCTGGTCGGGATCGACAACACGCCGGCGCCGCGGCCGCCCGACGTGGTCAGGGCAGGCGAGGCGTTGTGGCGGGACGTCCTCGAGCCGATCGGCCTGGCGCTGGCTCGCGTGCGTCATCTGGATCGCCTGGAGGAGTTGGCGACGATTGACGACCTCACGGGGTTGTTCAACGCCAGGCACTTGCAGCACACCGTGGAACGCGAGCTCTCGCAGCTGGCGCGGACAGGCCGCCCGCTGTCGCTCGTGTTCCTGGATCTCGACGCCTTCAAGCGTGTCAACGACCGTCACGGCCACCTGCTGGGGAGCCAGACGCTCGTCGAAGTGGGGCAACTGCTGCGGGCCTGCGTCCGCCTGACCGACACTCCGGTGCGGTTCGGCGGCGACGAGTTCGTGGTCGTGCTGCCCGGGACCAGCCGGCGCGATGCCACAGGTGTGGCCCGCCGCATCCAGCAGCGGGTTGCTGCTGAAACGTTCTTGTCGGGAAGGGGAGTCGAGGTGCGCCTGACCGTGTCGGTCGGCGTTGCCTCGTTGAACCGCCCGACCTATTCGGCCGCCGAGCTGATCCGCACCGCCGACGAGGCGATGTACTGGGTCAAGCGGCACGGCCGCAACGGTATCAGGGCCGTCCTGCTCGGCAGAGGCGCCCGGAAAGGGAGTACGACCGAGTGA